A genomic stretch from Anaerobranca gottschalkii DSM 13577 includes:
- a CDS encoding ABC transporter ATP-binding protein: protein MFEINNLSFSYEDKNIFEKANFSVEKGERICLLGENGAGKTTFLRILSGSLNAEMEIRFNNNRYNSIREIIDKIGYVPDKPHLYDFLTGKENIEFLLNIFNVNNKWEEIQELCRKFNLHNDLDDLVKNYSLGMKHKLYLICILVRDIDILLLDEPLSSLDIDSQKIALEKFKLFTDKGGIIIFSTHIESIEQNIASTKYKIVNKKLYKLN, encoded by the coding sequence ATGTTTGAGATAAATAATTTAAGCTTTAGCTACGAAGATAAAAATATATTTGAAAAAGCAAATTTTTCAGTAGAAAAAGGTGAAAGAATTTGTTTATTAGGAGAAAATGGAGCAGGAAAGACAACTTTTTTAAGAATTTTATCAGGAAGTTTAAATGCAGAGATGGAAATAAGGTTTAATAACAATAGATATAATAGTATACGTGAAATTATAGATAAAATAGGATATGTTCCAGATAAACCACATTTGTATGATTTTTTAACAGGTAAAGAAAACATAGAATTTTTGTTGAACATATTTAATGTCAATAATAAGTGGGAGGAAATTCAAGAATTATGTAGAAAATTTAATTTACATAATGACTTAGATGATTTAGTGAAAAATTATTCATTAGGGATGAAGCACAAACTTTATCTTATTTGTATATTAGTAAGGGATATAGATATTTTGCTTTTAGATGAACCATTAAGTTCGTTAGATATTGACTCCCAGAAAATTGCTTTAGAAAAATTTAAGTTATTTACTGATAAAGGTGGCATAATAATATTTTCAACCCATATTGAATCAATTGAACAAAACATAGCATCAACAAAATATAAAATTGTTAATAAAAAATTATATAAATTAAATTAG
- a CDS encoding PTS sugar transporter subunit IIA yields the protein MELNKLLKENLIKMDLNSKTKDEVLEELVELLIQGGVVEDKGKFLEVLKERERITTTGIGMGIAIPHGKDSTVLTPAVAFGKSELGIDYDSLDGEPAKLFFLIAVPEGGNNEHLAILSKLSRKLIHEEVRMKLFAAKTYQEILKAFE from the coding sequence ATGGAATTAAACAAATTACTTAAAGAAAATTTGATTAAAATGGACTTAAACTCAAAAACCAAAGATGAAGTTTTAGAGGAATTGGTTGAACTTTTAATACAAGGTGGTGTTGTCGAGGATAAAGGGAAATTTTTAGAAGTTTTAAAGGAAAGGGAGAGAATTACTACTACAGGAATAGGTATGGGGATAGCCATACCCCATGGAAAGGATTCTACCGTCTTAACACCAGCAGTTGCCTTTGGGAAATCAGAACTAGGAATAGATTATGACTCTTTAGATGGGGAGCCGGCAAAATTGTTTTTCCTAATAGCAGTTCCTGAAGGTGGTAATAATGAACATTTGGCAATTTTAAGTAAATTATCGAGAAAGTTGATCCATGAAGAAGTAAGAATGAAACTTTTTGCAGCTAAAACCTATCAAGAGATATTAAAAGCCTTTGAGTAA
- a CDS encoding ABC transporter permease — protein MPKLTTLIGLEISKMLHKKRILFGLSFLILVYILMAFGISTLANFEQSDNQIRRAFLEEELKFYQEQLNRTGISEEEKEHLKGVIEDIQLQLDLGYEKAREIQLKRELETVNNIIADESLPPEVRESYKAYKEILEAKIQYGENSVEVRKLEYKQRLKDIEETLANEQNLTPVEKRRLESEQRELQLRMEQSTVDNQWNAFSLLLNYIVDTSSFFLPLIIILVASEAISGEYSLGTIKLLLIKPVTRMKLYISKYIALMLYGVFVFFFISVVGYFIGGFFVGFGGFFDTRIVGGVNLGREFGYMIDYSSAYLITNFRYYFQILFLLLIVMAVFIAFSMLISVFTKSATISLVATMGLIIFGSIISGIFSQYSWSKYLLMPHFDLLRHLEGRFMYSGVSLNFSIAVIVIYTVIFMVAGIVSFKEKDIL, from the coding sequence TTGCCTAAATTAACGACATTGATCGGCTTAGAAATTTCTAAAATGCTTCATAAAAAACGAATATTATTTGGTCTATCTTTTTTAATTTTGGTCTATATATTAATGGCCTTTGGAATATCAACTTTAGCAAACTTTGAGCAATCAGATAATCAAATACGGAGAGCTTTCCTTGAAGAAGAGCTTAAATTTTATCAAGAACAGTTAAATAGAACTGGGATATCAGAAGAAGAAAAGGAACATCTAAAAGGAGTTATAGAGGATATACAGTTACAGCTTGATTTGGGTTATGAAAAAGCTAGGGAAATTCAACTTAAAAGGGAGTTAGAGACTGTAAATAATATCATTGCCGATGAAAGTTTACCCCCTGAAGTCAGAGAATCTTATAAGGCATATAAAGAAATCTTAGAAGCGAAAATTCAATATGGGGAAAACTCAGTTGAAGTTCGAAAACTGGAATATAAGCAAAGGCTTAAAGATATCGAGGAAACTTTAGCAAATGAACAAAATCTAACACCTGTGGAAAAAAGGCGTTTAGAATCAGAACAAAGGGAACTTCAACTGAGGATGGAACAATCTACTGTAGATAATCAATGGAATGCTTTTTCCCTACTACTCAATTACATTGTTGATACTAGCAGTTTTTTCTTGCCCTTGATTATAATACTAGTTGCGTCTGAAGCTATCTCGGGAGAATACAGTTTAGGAACAATTAAATTACTATTAATCAAGCCTGTAACCAGGATGAAGCTATATATTTCCAAATACATTGCTTTAATGTTATACGGTGTTTTTGTATTCTTTTTCATTAGTGTCGTAGGTTATTTTATTGGTGGTTTTTTCGTCGGTTTTGGTGGATTTTTTGATACCAGAATTGTAGGTGGAGTAAACTTAGGAAGGGAATTTGGGTATATGATAGATTACTCTTCCGCATATTTAATAACTAATTTTAGATATTATTTTCAAATTTTATTTTTACTACTAATAGTCATGGCAGTATTTATTGCTTTCAGTATGCTAATTTCAGTTTTCACTAAAAGTGCTACTATCAGTTTAGTAGCAACTATGGGGTTAATAATTTTCGGAAGTATCATTAGTGGGATTTTTAGTCAATATTCCTGGAGCAAATACCTATTAATGCCCCACTTTGATTTATTAAGACACCTTGAAGGAAGGTTTATGTATTCAGGGGTAAGTTTAAATTTTTCAATTGCTGTAATAGTTATTTATACGGTAATTTTTATGGTAGCTGGAATAGTTAGCTTTAAAGAAAAAGATATTCTTTAA
- a CDS encoding extracellular solute-binding protein, with the protein MKKVVALLSLIFVILVSAGCTEQGTNNSNELVVYSSRNETFVQQLLDKFQEETGITVRALHAGEGVFNRIKEEKNNVQADIIIANDIGALEHLRMEGLLQGYTPKGVESIAKEFRAEDNSWIALSARTRVFIYNKDLITEEEMPKTIWELTDEKWKGQFAITRGGNGGMIGHVSALRYEWGDEKTSQWLSIIKDNAGAIMQGHGDIRRAVGAGEFKFGLVNNYYYHQQLREPENNNVGAIYPDQGEGEMGAVVNAAGVGFIKGAPNEENAKIFLDWLLKPENQKAFSYASLEVPLNPEIEAIPEAKKINEYKVHGMSLRDLGKYWLDTRELIEKSGLDLEIR; encoded by the coding sequence ATGAAAAAAGTAGTAGCACTCTTATCTTTAATCTTTGTAATATTAGTTAGTGCAGGATGCACAGAACAAGGGACTAATAATTCTAATGAATTGGTAGTTTATTCTTCGAGAAATGAGACCTTTGTCCAACAATTATTGGATAAATTCCAAGAAGAAACGGGAATTACCGTTAGAGCTTTACACGCTGGAGAAGGTGTATTTAACAGAATAAAAGAAGAAAAAAATAATGTTCAAGCTGATATAATAATCGCTAACGATATTGGAGCATTAGAGCATTTAAGAATGGAAGGTTTACTTCAAGGGTACACACCAAAGGGTGTTGAAAGTATTGCTAAAGAATTTAGAGCAGAAGATAATTCATGGATAGCCCTTTCTGCCCGTACCAGAGTATTCATTTATAATAAAGATTTAATAACAGAAGAAGAAATGCCTAAAACGATTTGGGAATTAACCGATGAAAAATGGAAAGGGCAATTTGCTATTACCCGCGGTGGTAACGGTGGTATGATAGGTCATGTTTCTGCTTTGAGATATGAGTGGGGTGATGAAAAAACATCCCAGTGGTTAAGTATTATCAAAGATAATGCCGGTGCAATTATGCAAGGACATGGAGATATCCGTAGAGCAGTAGGAGCCGGTGAGTTTAAATTTGGTTTAGTAAATAACTACTATTACCATCAACAACTTAGGGAACCTGAAAATAATAACGTAGGGGCTATTTACCCTGATCAAGGTGAAGGAGAAATGGGAGCAGTAGTAAATGCTGCTGGTGTAGGTTTTATCAAAGGGGCTCCCAATGAAGAAAATGCAAAAATCTTTTTAGACTGGCTACTAAAACCAGAAAATCAAAAGGCTTTCTCATATGCTTCATTAGAAGTTCCTTTAAATCCTGAAATAGAAGCTATTCCAGAAGCTAAGAAAATAAATGAATACAAAGTTCATGGAATGTCCTTAAGAGATTTAGGAAAATACTGGTTAGATACAAGGGAATTAATAGAAAAATCCGGTCTAGATTTAGAAATCAGATAA
- a CDS encoding ABC transporter ATP-binding protein, with translation MNDIVIKNLTKIYEKGQKPALNNFSLNIEKGEIVTLLGPSGCGKTTTLRLLAGFERGDKGSIEIGGKVVFDDNTWIPPEKRNIGMVFQDYALFPHLNVENNIAFGYKGKDKKERVKEVLELVNLTGYEKRYPHQLSGGQQQRVALARALTRRPVVVLLDEPFSNLDADLRICMRVEIKRILKETGTTAVFVSHDQKDALAISDKVVVIKDGEIQQVGTPREIYQYPENTFVANFVGQTNIFDGIMGENNTVITPFANIKCYHTHDIPPGKKVKISIRPDSFEVCPEGELEGTLIFTVYGGDTIDGVLQLTNGGSTQNIQIHIHPEKDYKVGDKLRVKILPHFVAVLQG, from the coding sequence ATGAATGATATTGTAATAAAAAACTTGACTAAAATTTATGAAAAAGGACAAAAACCTGCCCTTAATAATTTTTCACTAAATATTGAAAAAGGTGAGATAGTTACCCTTTTAGGGCCAAGTGGTTGTGGGAAAACAACAACTTTAAGATTATTAGCAGGTTTTGAAAGAGGGGATAAAGGAAGTATAGAAATAGGAGGAAAAGTAGTTTTTGATGACAATACTTGGATACCTCCAGAAAAAAGAAATATAGGGATGGTTTTTCAAGATTATGCCTTATTTCCCCATCTTAATGTAGAAAATAATATTGCCTTTGGTTATAAAGGTAAAGATAAAAAAGAAAGGGTTAAAGAAGTATTGGAACTGGTTAATTTAACTGGCTATGAAAAAAGATATCCCCATCAATTATCAGGGGGACAGCAACAAAGGGTAGCATTGGCCAGGGCATTAACCAGGAGACCAGTTGTGGTTTTACTAGATGAACCATTTAGTAATTTAGATGCTGATTTGAGAATTTGTATGAGGGTAGAAATTAAAAGGATTTTGAAAGAAACTGGAACAACAGCAGTCTTTGTAAGTCATGATCAAAAGGATGCCCTAGCAATTTCCGACAAAGTAGTAGTTATTAAAGATGGTGAAATTCAGCAAGTAGGGACACCCCGGGAGATTTACCAATATCCTGAAAATACTTTTGTAGCTAACTTTGTAGGTCAGACCAATATCTTTGATGGAATAATGGGAGAAAATAACACTGTTATTACACCCTTTGCTAATATTAAATGTTACCATACTCACGATATTCCACCGGGGAAGAAAGTAAAAATATCTATAAGGCCCGATAGTTTTGAAGTTTGTCCTGAAGGAGAGCTGGAAGGTACCTTGATTTTTACAGTCTATGGTGGTGATACCATCGATGGTGTATTACAATTGACCAATGGTGGTTCAACTCAAAATATCCAAATCCACATTCACCCAGAAAAGGATTATAAAGTTGGGGATAAGCTTCGGGTAAAAATCCTTCCCCACTTTGTAGCTGTACTTCAAGGGTAA
- a CDS encoding M23 family metallopeptidase — MKRQKLADILWLLVMLSGFIIFLNGISFSIKYINTFASIIFTTSLLFLPYFKRPNLWTKVIAFIGFIYILIVTMLKYSLIRIPFLRFIIVIPVFLSIGVLIINIFYPRLFNDNKKVKHKGYNIEEVSNKDEYVLEPKPLKKHPIKATILYFLSQYLLCFLNPLQLYQMLLMFVGNTVAVIRGDDESYDSTYKQKIEYNLPFLGEWIVYNGGTNKENSHSWDIINQRYAYDFIKIDSNRSSHKSDGYSLEDYYCYGEPIVAPADGQVVELKTNVADAKKPGTMLIDFLSKDIRGNYVIIKHAEDEYSVIAHLIPNSIVVKKGQYVKKGQLLGKCGNSGHSTEPHLHFHLQNKQSFYFAKGVPIKFSNIQINGNYHSEAFIKRNDRVKNIS; from the coding sequence ATGAAAAGACAAAAATTAGCGGATATTTTATGGCTTTTAGTAATGTTAAGTGGTTTTATCATCTTTCTAAATGGTATTTCATTTTCTATTAAATATATAAATACATTTGCATCGATTATATTCACCACTTCACTATTATTTTTACCCTACTTTAAAAGGCCGAATTTATGGACTAAGGTCATAGCTTTTATAGGCTTTATATATATATTAATCGTTACAATGTTAAAGTATTCACTGATAAGAATACCCTTTTTAAGGTTCATAATTGTAATACCTGTTTTTTTATCTATAGGAGTTCTTATTATTAACATATTTTACCCAAGGCTTTTTAACGATAATAAAAAGGTTAAACATAAAGGTTACAATATAGAAGAAGTAAGTAATAAAGATGAATATGTTTTAGAACCTAAGCCATTGAAAAAACACCCAATTAAAGCTACGATACTATATTTTTTATCTCAGTATCTATTATGCTTTTTAAATCCTTTACAGTTATACCAGATGCTTTTAATGTTTGTAGGTAATACAGTAGCAGTAATCAGAGGGGATGATGAAAGCTATGATTCTACATATAAGCAAAAAATAGAGTATAATTTACCTTTTTTAGGTGAGTGGATAGTCTATAATGGAGGAACCAATAAAGAAAATTCTCATTCGTGGGATATTATAAACCAAAGATATGCCTATGATTTTATAAAGATAGACTCTAATAGATCTTCTCATAAAAGTGATGGATATAGTTTAGAGGACTATTATTGTTATGGAGAACCAATAGTAGCACCGGCCGATGGCCAAGTGGTGGAGCTAAAAACTAATGTGGCAGATGCAAAAAAACCTGGAACCATGCTAATAGATTTTTTATCCAAAGATATAAGAGGTAATTATGTAATTATAAAGCATGCAGAGGATGAATATTCAGTTATAGCCCACCTTATACCAAATAGTATTGTAGTCAAAAAAGGGCAGTATGTAAAAAAAGGACAATTACTTGGAAAGTGCGGAAATTCAGGACATTCAACAGAGCCCCATTTACATTTTCATTTACAAAATAAGCAAAGTTTTTATTTTGCAAAAGGTGTTCCAATTAAATTTAGCAACATACAGATAAATGGTAATTATCATAGTGAAGCATTTATAAAGAGAAATGATAGGGTAAAGAACATTTCGTAG
- a CDS encoding DeoR/GlpR family DNA-binding transcription regulator, with protein MFVEERHRLIIELLKKHQRVRVNTLTEELGVSESTIRRDLQELEEMGLLKRTHGGAVLSGKLAFEPTMGEKAEIMQEEKRQIGILGASLIKDNETIFLDAGTTTLKIAEYISAKNITVLTNSLSIALELSKKPDINLILTGGQLRWQTHALVGPVTEEFIRNFRVDKAFIGTNGISVKEGITTPNVVEAYTKKAMIQIAKEVIVVADHSKFEKDYFVTIAPIEKVDLIITDDKTSQEQIEKFIKAGIGVITG; from the coding sequence ATGTTTGTAGAAGAGAGACATAGGTTAATAATAGAGTTATTGAAAAAACACCAAAGGGTAAGGGTAAATACTTTAACTGAAGAACTTGGGGTATCTGAATCAACAATAAGAAGGGATTTGCAAGAATTGGAAGAAATGGGGCTTTTAAAAAGAACCCATGGGGGAGCTGTTTTATCTGGGAAATTAGCTTTTGAGCCAACGATGGGAGAAAAAGCGGAAATTATGCAGGAAGAAAAAAGGCAAATTGGTATCTTAGGGGCTTCTTTGATAAAAGACAATGAAACAATTTTCTTAGATGCCGGTACCACTACTTTGAAAATTGCCGAATATATCAGTGCTAAAAATATCACTGTTTTAACTAATTCACTGTCTATTGCATTAGAGTTATCAAAAAAACCAGATATAAATCTAATTTTAACTGGAGGACAGTTGAGGTGGCAGACCCATGCTTTAGTAGGGCCAGTGACCGAAGAATTTATTAGAAATTTTCGGGTAGATAAAGCTTTTATAGGAACAAATGGAATTAGTGTCAAAGAGGGGATTACCACACCTAATGTTGTTGAAGCATATACAAAAAAAGCTATGATCCAGATTGCTAAAGAAGTTATAGTAGTTGCTGATCATAGTAAATTTGAAAAAGATTATTTTGTGACAATAGCACCAATAGAAAAAGTTGACTTGATAATAACCGATGATAAAACTTCTCAAGAACAAATTGAAAAATTCATAAAAGCTGGTATTGGAGTGATAACAGGTTAG
- a CDS encoding ABC transporter permease — translation MNIKLAGKNNLSHKIARSNLRAISSVVNKYWNKLWKREAPHIFLVIITTITAAIMALPLFYVVYRSLYAGKDRWMRLLDTRIPMLLTNTLSLTLVVTFFAVIIGVLLAFLVERCDLPGKKWWQWLLALPLVVPPYVGAVTYIIVMGPRGWLYKWLGESPFNIYSFWGVAFVLTMFTYPYVFLITSSAIKKMNANYENAARSLGLSTSKILFKVSLPLLRPAIGAGAILVALYVLSDFGAIAMLRYTTFTSAIYYQMGSYDNLSATVLSMVFIILTVGILYLESKTKGKQKFVQLSSSFKQVDTLELKWLKIPGLIFVFSVFSLSFLVPITVLLYWARQGIMAGALDSRFWLYALNSIKVSSIAAIASMILSLPIVYLKSRYPSLYTTVIDKLSYSGYSLPGVIVALGIIFIFNQYIKWLYGSYILISIAYIVRFLPQALQSGESSLSLVSPRIDEGARSLGYSSWKVLFKVILPLIAPGVLAGGALVFVSSLKELPATLILRPPGFDTLAVRVWVDAGESLYHMAAPASLFLILVSLIPLKWMLNKY, via the coding sequence ATGAACATTAAATTAGCTGGTAAAAACAATCTTTCCCATAAAATAGCTCGAAGTAACCTTCGGGCTATTTCCTCTGTGGTAAATAAGTACTGGAATAAATTATGGAAAAGGGAAGCACCCCATATCTTTTTAGTTATTATTACAACAATTACCGCCGCAATTATGGCCCTTCCCCTCTTTTATGTGGTTTACCGATCCCTTTATGCTGGAAAAGACCGTTGGATGAGGCTTTTAGATACCCGAATACCTATGTTGTTGACTAACACTTTATCTTTAACATTAGTAGTTACATTTTTTGCCGTGATAATTGGAGTTTTGTTGGCCTTTCTAGTGGAAAGGTGTGATTTACCAGGGAAAAAATGGTGGCAATGGTTATTAGCCCTTCCATTAGTTGTACCTCCTTATGTCGGTGCAGTAACATACATTATAGTAATGGGTCCTAGGGGATGGTTATATAAATGGTTAGGGGAATCCCCATTCAATATCTACTCCTTTTGGGGTGTAGCCTTTGTTTTAACGATGTTTACCTATCCCTATGTTTTTCTAATTACATCTTCTGCTATTAAAAAGATGAATGCTAACTATGAAAATGCCGCAAGGTCTTTAGGTTTATCAACTAGTAAAATTTTATTTAAGGTAAGTTTGCCATTACTAAGACCAGCCATTGGTGCTGGGGCGATTTTAGTAGCCCTATATGTTCTTTCTGATTTTGGCGCAATTGCTATGTTGAGGTACACTACCTTCACATCTGCCATTTATTATCAAATGGGTAGTTATGATAATTTATCTGCTACTGTGCTAAGTATGGTATTTATAATTTTAACTGTTGGTATATTGTATTTAGAATCTAAAACAAAAGGTAAACAAAAGTTTGTCCAGTTGTCTAGTTCCTTTAAACAAGTTGATACTTTAGAACTAAAATGGTTAAAAATCCCTGGGCTTATTTTTGTTTTTTCTGTATTTAGTTTATCCTTTTTAGTACCTATCACAGTATTGCTCTATTGGGCTAGGCAAGGGATAATGGCAGGGGCATTAGACTCACGATTTTGGTTATATGCTCTAAATAGTATTAAAGTATCATCAATAGCAGCAATTGCTTCGATGATTTTATCCCTTCCAATAGTATATCTAAAATCTAGGTATCCTTCCCTTTATACAACTGTTATCGATAAATTGAGCTATTCTGGATATTCTTTGCCGGGAGTTATTGTAGCCTTAGGAATAATTTTTATATTTAATCAATATATAAAATGGCTCTACGGTTCATATATTCTCATCAGTATAGCTTATATAGTAAGATTTTTACCCCAAGCTTTACAATCAGGGGAATCTTCTTTAAGCTTAGTTTCCCCTAGGATAGATGAGGGGGCGAGGAGTTTAGGGTACTCTTCTTGGAAAGTATTATTTAAAGTAATTCTTCCCCTTATTGCTCCAGGTGTGTTAGCAGGAGGGGCTTTAGTTTTTGTAAGTTCCCTTAAAGAGTTACCTGCTACCCTGATTTTAAGACCACCGGGTTTTGATACCTTAGCTGTTAGGGTATGGGTAGATGCCGGTGAGTCCCTCTATCATATGGCTGCCCCAGCCTCCCTGTTTTTAATATTAGTTTCTTTAATCCCCTTAAAATGGATGCTAAATAAATATTAG
- the pfkB gene encoding 1-phosphofructokinase: MITTVTLNPAVDITIEIDEFKLGSVNRATSKRKDPGGKGINVSRVINNLKEKTTAIGFIGGKNGEFILDYLNRENISHDFVLIDSETRENIKIVDRLNRVFTDINLNGEGVSSQYRVCIIEKVKKWAAKSTVLVFSGSIPKGINHGIYRELIEVANGFNCKTILDAEGLAFEEGISSKPYLVKPNIDELEQTFKVKLNTPKEVIEFCKDKLISQGVEITVVSMGEKGAIAVTKNQSYYAQPLDLDVKSTVGAGDSMVGMLSIALHRGYSLEKALKLASAAAAASITKPGTVLANFEDIDVYEKEIKIIKMGV, translated from the coding sequence ATGATTACTACAGTTACTTTAAATCCTGCGGTGGATATAACCATTGAAATAGATGAATTTAAGTTAGGAAGTGTAAACAGAGCTACTAGCAAAAGAAAAGATCCGGGAGGAAAGGGGATAAATGTTTCCAGGGTAATCAATAATTTAAAAGAAAAGACCACAGCCATAGGATTTATTGGTGGGAAAAATGGAGAATTTATCCTAGATTATTTAAATAGAGAAAATATAAGCCACGATTTTGTTTTGATAGATAGTGAAACTAGAGAGAATATCAAAATTGTAGACAGATTAAATAGAGTGTTTACTGATATTAACTTAAATGGTGAAGGGGTTTCTTCCCAATATAGGGTTTGTATAATTGAAAAGGTAAAAAAGTGGGCAGCTAAATCAACGGTTTTAGTTTTTTCAGGGAGTATACCAAAGGGGATAAATCATGGAATATACAGGGAGCTGATTGAGGTCGCCAATGGATTTAATTGTAAAACTATTTTAGATGCAGAAGGTCTTGCTTTTGAAGAAGGAATTAGTTCTAAACCCTATTTAGTTAAACCTAATATCGATGAACTAGAACAAACGTTCAAAGTAAAGTTAAATACCCCAAAAGAAGTTATAGAATTTTGTAAAGATAAACTGATTTCCCAAGGGGTAGAAATTACAGTAGTATCTATGGGGGAAAAGGGAGCAATAGCTGTCACCAAAAACCAATCATATTATGCTCAACCATTGGATTTAGATGTTAAAAGTACTGTAGGGGCTGGAGATAGTATGGTAGGGATGTTATCTATTGCCCTTCATAGAGGTTATTCTTTAGAAAAAGCCCTTAAGTTGGCTAGTGCAGCAGCGGCAGCGAGTATTACAAAACCGGGAACTGTGTTGGCTAACTTTGAAGATATTGATGTGTACGAAAAGGAAATAAAAATAATAAAGATGGGAGTTTAG
- a CDS encoding ABC transporter ATP-binding protein yields MDNIVLTTENLTKKFKKKTVVDNLNISIQQGDIFGFLGPNGAGKTTTIRMLVGLIKPTSGKITIFGKDLQQDFTEVIKDIGAIVENPELYPFYTGRQNLIHFAKLSGEVDKNRIEEVIRLVRLENRIDTKVKTYSLGMRQRLGLAQALLNRPKLLILDEPTNGLDPQGMKEVREIISHLAREEKITIFISSHLLHEIEQLCNKVAIISNGKLVVQGKVEELLSKDQQRANIEVDNVSKAMEILNTLPFVQEVKSVDNKIKVKFVGDSLGKINKHLVLGDIEVKSLVKENGQLEEFFLNLTGGDQIA; encoded by the coding sequence TTGGATAATATAGTTTTGACAACTGAGAACTTAACTAAAAAGTTCAAGAAAAAAACAGTAGTGGATAATTTAAATATCAGTATCCAACAAGGGGATATTTTTGGTTTTTTAGGTCCAAATGGTGCAGGTAAAACTACTACTATTAGGATGTTAGTAGGTTTAATTAAACCTACCTCTGGGAAAATAACTATTTTTGGAAAGGATTTACAACAAGATTTTACTGAAGTTATTAAAGATATTGGAGCAATTGTTGAAAATCCGGAGCTGTACCCTTTTTATACAGGGAGACAAAACTTAATCCATTTTGCCAAGTTATCAGGGGAAGTAGATAAAAACAGAATTGAAGAAGTAATTAGGTTAGTTAGATTGGAAAATAGGATTGACACTAAAGTTAAAACATATTCTTTAGGTATGAGACAAAGGCTAGGATTAGCCCAAGCCTTACTAAACCGTCCTAAACTTTTGATATTAGATGAACCGACTAATGGTTTAGATCCTCAGGGTATGAAAGAAGTTAGGGAGATAATAAGTCATTTAGCCCGTGAAGAAAAAATAACTATATTTATATCTAGTCACTTGCTCCATGAAATTGAACAGTTATGTAACAAGGTAGCTATTATCTCTAATGGTAAATTAGTGGTACAAGGGAAGGTAGAAGAACTACTATCTAAAGATCAGCAAAGGGCCAACATAGAGGTAGATAATGTTTCAAAAGCTATGGAAATACTCAATACCCTTCCCTTTGTACAAGAAGTAAAATCAGTAGATAATAAAATAAAAGTTAAATTTGTAGGGGATTCTCTAGGAAAAATCAATAAACATTTAGTACTTGGTGATATTGAAGTTAAATCTTTGGTAAAAGAAAATGGTCAATTAGAAGAATTCTTCCTTAACTTGACAGGGGGTGATCAAATTGCCTAA